In Apteryx mantelli isolate bAptMan1 chromosome 8, bAptMan1.hap1, whole genome shotgun sequence, the genomic window ATCCCAGCATGGTCCCTACCTATAATCCATGGGCTGCTCGGTCTTGCCTGAAGTTCTGAGGCCTTCATACAGCTAGAGAGGAGCACAAGGCAGAAAGGGGACCGagctgcagcaaggctgagcGATGGCTCAGACAGCAAACACATCCCCTGCCCGGCACCCTGGCATGACGTGCAGCCCGCCTTGGCCAAGCCAAGGGTACCTGGGTGAAGACGGTGTTCTTGCAGCGGGGGTCCAGCGCGGGGTTGGCGCGGTGCTCCCGGGCCAGGTACCGGTTGATGTACAGCTTTGGCGGGGCGTGCGGCGGGGGGCTCTGCGAGGCCTGCAGACACTGGGCGATGAGGGCTGTGCAATGCTTGGACAGCAGCAGGAATGGCTTGATGCTCTACCGAGGGACAGGCAGGGCTGGTTAGGGGCCGCGCTCCTGCCTGCAAACGCCGACGGCACCATCCCTGGCTAGCGAGTGGTGGGAGCCTCACAAACACTCACCCTGAGCACGCTGAAGGTGCCGATGCTCTGGTCCGAGATGGGGATCAGGTAATGCAGGACACTGTCCAGGAGTGTGACAAACCTGGAGACCGGAGAGGAGCACCATAGGGATGCAATGGGGCTGGTGGACACGCAGAGCCCAGTACACCCTCGGCATTTCCCTGCAGACAACCCTCAGGCACAGAGCCCAGGGCACAAGCTCGCCACGTGTGGGTCCCCTCCAGGCCACGGAGGGGCCCTGGCACCGTGAGGGGGAGTGCCCAAGGAGCATCCTCTGTCCAAGTGCTTGttttggacccccccccccccaaagataaAGTGCAATCAAGAGCAGCCCCAGCGCATGGCCCATGGTGTGGTGGTGTGGCTGGCTTGCTGCAGAGGGGTTCCtggtggggtcagtgctggccccagCCAGCAAAGGAACTAGCAGACTTCAAGAAAGACACATGCAACTCCTTGCTAGAGGCTGGGCATGGTCCTTCTCCAGGGCCTGGGCTTGCTGCAGGTAAGGGACCATCCCCATGCCATACCTCTGAATGAGCACGGCCCGCCGGTACAGCATGTCTGCGTCCACCCTTTCCAGGAGCGGATACCGCACCAGCCTGGCTGGCTGGAACATGTCCGCATTGAGGGCCAGGTCCCACTCCCAGAAGGACTTGATCTTAATCCCTTGCAGGCGAACGTTGTACCCGCCCTCTGCCAAGAAATGACAAAGATGCCTTGTGTGTGCAGAcctgcagccagcacagctgGGATGAGGGCTGTTGCAATAGGGGACAAGGGGCCACCTCCAGCTTTGCCTTGCAACATCCCAAATGGGGCTCATCCCCAGCCCTTCTTTCAAGGGACCAAAGAAGCAGCCAGCATGACAGGAAAAGCCACAAGCACCTGTGAAGGCTGCAAGAGGTTTATGGGCACTGCTGGGCTGGCAGCCCCAGGTCTGGCCATGTAAGCTCACCCCGGCACTCCAGGATGCGGATCTCCAGGACCGGCAGGTAGGTTTTCATGTCGCGGAGGATGCACACATCACGGAAGCTGttcctgcacacacagcacagagGAGATGGCAGAGCCCCTTTCTCGCCCCCAGTGGCTCCTGGCTCCATGACAGCACCCGTGTCTGTCCCTGCTGCACGGCTCAGCCTGCCGAGCTGGCCAGCTGTGGCGTGCCTGGGCGAAGGGAGACGCTCCTCGCAGCCCTGAGCGGACCCCACGGCGTGCACGGGCTCCCATCGGCAGCATCCGCACTTCAGGCCATGCTGCCCATCTGGCTGCTCCCGTCTCTGTACTGCCTCCAAGGCTGCCGCACCCTTCCTCAGTCCTGGCTACCCAAAACCACCAGGGCTgcaggaaggggagagaagggtATTTCTGCAACACGACCACGGCCAAGCAGCAAGTGGGCAGCAAACCCCAGACTAGGACTCTGCAACGCTCTCTGAGCCCCCCACAGCACGAGCCCCTCTGCTCACCGAGGGCTGCAGCAGGAGGGCAGCGAACGGAGAAGCACAGAAGAACAGAGACATCCTGAAGAAGGCAGAAGCCACGTCCAGAGAAGAACCAGAAAAGAGCATAAATTCAGCAAAGACAGAGcagaacagaaatgcaaaataaccATGATGCCATTCCCAGTGGGACTCCTGGGGGATCTCACAGGAGACATCTCAAATTTATGCATTGACACAAACATTTTAGAGCAGAACTGGTAAAATAAATAGCAGCAGGTTACAGAGCTAGCGAGCACTCACCCATGAGGGTGAGGTGTTTTGAAGGAGATGGTGAGTTTGTGGAGATGAGCAAGTCAGTAAGTAAAGGACACAAAGTCTTTGGTCACAGCCCCTTCAAAGGCCTACAGGGCCATGGTGAAAAACAACTGCCTGCAACAACGACTGCACAGACACAGTGAGAAATTAGCTCCTGCCACCAGGAAAGAGACTTCAGCGGTCTTGCAGATGCTTCCTCAAAGACAAATATCACTGCTCAAGCAAAAGAGCAAACAGGCCagtttgggggaaggaggagatctTCAAATCCCTGTGTAaaccccaggcacacagcagtgTGTGCAGGCTAGGTGCCTGTCTCAGAGAGGGCATCGCAGAGCCCCAAGCCAGCCTGGGGGGATGCAGCAAAGAGGGAGGTGAAGCACACCAGGACTCTTTGGCTCTAGCGTAGGAGAGAGATGCTCAGAGAGGAAACAACAGCCATACGTACTCCCACATGCGAAGAGGGGGAAGAACCCCCAAAGTCGCTGGCCAGCAGCCATAAAACAACTTGCAGACCAGAAGTACAGTTGAAGGTGCTTGCCTAGCATGTAGAGGATGGGTGGCCACCATGCTTGCAGCAACTGATGCAAcctccagcccagggagcccAGACCCGCTGAGAGCCCATGTCAGGGATGGATTGCTCGGGATCTACTCCAGCACTTTCCTTAAGCCTCCACACTGGACACAGATACAATTTAGGAGTTTGGCCCAAGCTGGACCAACGCTGCTTCTCTCTCATTACTCACTCGCTGATTAAGACACTTCGCAGATGTTGCAGCCTGTTTGGTTCCCCGCCGTACACGGCCACCCGTCTGGGTATGAAGGAAGTGACCTGCGACTCTAGCATCAGCCACAGCTTCCTGGAGATGAGAAGAGTGAGAAGTAGCTTTGTCCTGAGCCACCTGGGCATGGAGATACCTGGGAGATGCCCCCGGAGCCACCAGCAGGGCTGTGCACACCTGACTCCCTCCTGGGACACAGCTGTCTCCCACCTCTACCTGGAGCCCCAGGTTGTGGCCAAGAGAGCCCAGGTGAAGAGCTGTAGTCAAGATGAACAAGATGCTTTGCCCCCAGACCCTGCTCATCTCCAGCACAACCCCTGCTGGGGACAGGACACCCATAGGTCTCACTTGACAATGGAGCCTTTCTTCATGTTGAGCCGCACCCAGTGCTCCCCCAGGGACCCTTCGCTCTCCCAGAAGGTGTCTGTCCGGCCGTCTGTCAGATGGGATGCATTGAAGTCCTCCTGGAAGAGCGCAGTGGGTGGAAGGAGGCAGCGTGAACATCCTTGGGCGTGCTGGGGCCACCCCCAGGAGGGGTCCCAGGAGGTCAGACCACATCTGTTGGGCTGCTGGTAAATGGCAATTCCCATACAGAACAAGCTGGACATGGCCACCGATCCCTCGCAGGCTGGTGAGTGCCAATGAGATGCAGCAGGGTTTTGCTCCAGGTGCCCAACTCACACCAGCTTTGCTAAAACctaccccagcccctgcccctcgTGGAGGCACCAGGCACCACTGGCTGCGCCCCCTTGGAGCTGTGGTGAGGCTCACGCATCCCACATGCTGTGGCTCACGCTGATTTTTGCCAGCACGGTACCATGGTATCTCCAGCTCCCCCCCAGAGACCAGGAGACGtgccctgagcagagcctcttcCCTGCCCAAGGGCCGACGAGGGCTGACGCTCGGAGACCTTCCAGCTCCCTCCCCTTGTGAGAAGAGGGTTTAGTAAAAGTCATTACTCCTCCCATCTCTGGGGCTTCCCagagctgcccagcccagctcGCTCCTGCTCCTGCGCAGGCCGGACGAGCCCCGCTACGCACCGCCTGCGAGGAGACGTTGAGGCTGTTGACGTGTTCCTTGATGCAGTCCAgtctctccagctccctctcgCTGTGATCGTACAGGAAGCGCGCCAGCTCTGCGTCGCACTCGTAGCTCCAGGCCGGCGGCAGGGACCTGCAGGCAGGCTCAGCATTAACGGGCCAGGGGCAACCAGTCTGCACCCCAGACCTGCCAGCCGGCTCCCAGCCTGTCCATCAGCGCTGGCCAGTCTGGGCGCCCCAGCTCGGGATGGCCCCAGCATCCCACAGTCACCAAATAGGAACCACTCCCTGGCTGATAGACACGGCTGTATCGCTGCCACCATGCCGGGTGTTTATGGCCACCCTGGCCCAGTGGAAACAGTGCCATGCAAGTGATCCAACCATGCGTGGAGCAAAGGCCGTCTGCATCGAACGGCGCCTGGCCTTCTCCTCCTGACCCCTGCCCTGCTGCGGGACCGCTCCAGGAGATGCGCTCGTACCGAAACTTCTGCACTGCAGCCTCATCCTGCTCCACGAGCCTGAGTTTCCCTCCGAGCCGCATGGAGTACGTCAGATCCACCACTTGCTCCCAGCTGGAACAGCCCCGGCAGAGGAATTACACAGGGGAAAAGATGGGTCAGTGCTCAGCGTGCCCCAGCGATTACCACCTTAGCCTTTAAGACAGCAGCAGTATGGGGCCAGGGGGTGCAGCACCCAGGGGCCGGGTGCTCAGCCTAGACCTGAGCAGCGCTGAAACACCCTAACATCTACCCTCCACGGGCACTGCCGGAAGCAAGCACATGTAGCCTAAGAGGTGGCACCATCCTGCATGCAGaccctttggcagggacatttgtCTCATCTGCACCAGAGGGGGTTagtggggctgtgctgggcacgCGTGAGAGATTTGGGACAGCTGGGCCACATGTCCTCTGTAGGGTATCATCCACACACAACTCAGCAACACACACATTGCTGTCCCCTGCCTGGGAGCGCCAGGCAGCAGGCTTGGGCCCTACCTGACCGCAGGTTTATAATCAACCCCGAACATTTGCTGCTGCCACTGGATCTTCTCCACAGACTCAACTGGGACCAGCTTATCTCCTCCCTCTCCAAATCTCTGCGCCAGGAGCCAGCCCTCCTCCAGGTCATGGCAGCCCTTGTGGTCTTCTAGCTGCTCCTGAAATCACATCCGGACTTGCCACAGCTGTCTGGACCCAACACCCCAAACCAGCTCCCTGCTGCATCCCTGGGGCTTGTCCCACTTGGGTGCTGCAAGAAGATTATTAAGAAGCTGAGCTGCTTCATGACACAAAAGGGTCCTGAGGAACTGCGACAACTGTGCAGAGACACCTGGATGTCAACCAGCCCAGAACAGCCAGGCACAGCTTTTGGAAAGCGATAAGAGCTGAAGAAGTGATGGAGGACGAATCCACCTCGTGTACCTCTAAACTTAACCCAACTCCCTCCTTCTCCGCTAAAACTATTCCTCGCTCCCGCTGTCCCGGCCGTGCTGTGCCCCGCAGGAGCCCCTTGCGCCGCTCCGCTGCTCGGCGTCACCCTCCTGCACCGCCGGTCACGATCCGGTCCCCGCAGCCGGTCGGGGCAAAGGCTTTTGGCGGCTCTTTTGAGCGGGTCGCGGTGCGGGGCCGCGGGGTGCGGGAGCGGCGCAGGCTGCGCGGATCCGCCCAAGCGGCGGGTGCGGATCCCGGGCGGTGCCGGGCacccgccgccggtgccgccgccgccgccgttaccTTGCTGAGCTTCACCCAGAGCCCGGCGCCGTTGCAGTACTCCTCGCCGGTGGCGCGGAGGCAGCCGCCCTTCCGCACCTCGATGGtggcccgcgccgcccgcttgccgccccgcgccggccccgggctgTCCCAGACGCTGAGcaggctgcgggcggcggcggcggcggcggcggcggcggggtcctTGCAGATCTTGTACTGCACCTCCCGGGGCACGTAGCAgagcgcggcgggcagcgcccgggcGCGGCGGAAGCACTCGCTGCACTGCAGCAGGAACCGTAGCCGGCCCAGCACCTGGTGCGGCGCCTCCCCGCCCGCGCGCATCGCGCTCCCGCaccggcccgccgccccgccgccccgctcccgccgccccgccgcccccggtgcCCTGCGCCCCGGGCGGTgccgccccgctgcgccccggccgTGCCACCGCCCCCggctccgcctccgcctcccgccgcgcccggcccggcccggccctccggggccgccgccgcccccgccgggcagcCCCGCTCCGCCCGGCCCGTCCCAGCGCTCCTGCGCCCTCCCCGGGggtgctgcccggccccggcagcccccgacCCTCCCGTCCCTGCCTGCGCCCCTACGAGCGgagggggagcccggcccggccctccggggccgccgccgcccccgccgggcagcCCCGCTCCGCCCGGCCCGTCCCAGCGCTCCTGCGCCCTCCCCGGGggtgctgcccggccccggcagcccccgacCCTCCCGTCCCTGCCTGCGCCCCTACGAGCGGAGGGGGAGCCCGGCCCTCGGCACCGCGGGGGCTCGGCAAAGCGGCCACCCCAGGCTCAGGGCACCCCCTCGGGCACGGataaggaagagaagggaatgggGGGTCTAGGGACTGGGGCGCTGCTGTGGGGAAAGCTGGCACTGGGCTGCCCAGGGGCATATTCATGCCCCAGGCACACGTGCTGTGGCCTGGGGAGGCTCCAAGCATGCAGCCCCGTTGGGGAGGTTGACCAGcctccctgctcaggagcagcttTAACCCATGCAGCTGTGGCGTCCCAGCAGCAGGAGTGGTGCTGCGACACCCAGGAGTGCCTGAGCACCCTGTAACGCCGGTGGTGCGTCATGCCACAGCTGCCTGTCACATACCGTTGCGAGGCGGTGGCAGACACCGGCTCAGCTCCACCCCGCAATACTTGCATTTCTCTGGGTCGAGCACAGAGAGCTGCACatagggagcaggagcagcaaacAACCAGCCTAGCAGAGCTCAAAGGTCCAAGCACCCCTCTGGCGCCTGCCTGCTCTTGCAGCAGGTCATAGTCCAAGCCCATCCCTACCTGCAAAGGTACGGTGCAAAGAGAGAGCTGACAGCACCCCAGGGAGCTGGGCCGTCACCCTGCAGAGTTAGTGAACGGGATCTTCCCGAGCACAGCAAGTCTCTCCCACCGAGCGGGATGGTGGGCAATTCTCCCTGCTGCTTGGGCTGACAGCGCTGCGGAGCAACGATGGGCAtgggtcctgcccagctctgccttACTGGCATGACCCTGTCCCGGGCAATGGTTAAGTATGGGATtgctgcagcaggaagagcagctTCCCAAGGCCCTGCCACAGGTGGGGATGCCTTGTGGGCTGCAGGTGCAGGGCTCACCCCGGGCCCGGAGCCTGCTGTGCAGAGGTCAGAGCTTAGCAAAAGAGCATCTTTTTCCCCCAGCTACTGCAGCCCAGGGAAGTGAGTGGGCAGCATGCCCCAGGCTCCACGCACAaagtcctcttttttttcccccaggatagCTCCGAGCAGGATTCCTGGGTCCCTGGTTGGTGGTTACAGCTGATCTCCTGGAGGTGTTGAAAGATCAGATCCTCCTGGCAGGAACCCAACCCTCACAAACCGAGCCTGAGGCACTAATCATGGAGCTAGAGCTGTAGCTCCAGGCCTGCAAGAACAAGTGACCCTGCCACAGGCAAAAGCATGTCCAAATAACCTGCTTCCCGCTCACCAGATGCAAATTAACCAATTTCCTTAAAAATTTAGCAGGGGGGGAATCCCGAAATACTTCATAGCTCAACAGTAACACAGATGCATTTGATCCTTGGAAGAAACAAAGCAAGGGAAAGACCCCTGGACTGTGGTGCTTCAAAGCAGTGGGCAGAGGGGAGAATCTCTTCCCACATCTCCAAACAGTCTTACCAGGACCAGAAGCAAAGTGCCCAGGGGCAGCCCCAGGCACAAGGTGGGAAATGACACCTATCCTGTCCCACACCCTCCCTCCCTGGCTGGCTCGTGTCACCCCATAAAGCTGGTTGCAGAATGCTACAAAGGGCTGTACCAATTAATACCCCAAGCCACCTCAGTGACATCAGTTTGTGTGCAAAGGGTAATGTGGGGGCCAGCTTCTGCTGCTTCACCTTCCATTGCCTCTTGGACTATCAGTCTCTGGCACTGTTTATCACGACGGGAGCGTACAGAATTCCCAGCCACACCAGacaaaaaaaagatcagaaacaCCAGGAATAGTTAGTTCACTTTATTTTAGATCCTACATGAGGTAGGGATGTTCAGATCCTGTCAACCTATTTATAACTTTTAATACTCCAAggtattaattattaataattattagttaattaataattattaattattagtGAAATAACAAGAACAGCTAGTCTACATGTGCATATTAATAACCTGAAACTATTCTATGACAATTCAGCAAGCTGAAAATCAGGAGAGGTATAGCGAGCAGTTACACCGAACCCTAACAGCATTAATCCTGTCCCCAGCTCCTCTTGCAGCCGTACACACCCCAACAGTGCCAACTTTCTCCCTCCCCGTCCTCCCACAGAGCTGGCAGCTCTGCCTGCACATGGACACCTCTTCTTTGCAGCTCTGCCTCATCTCAGCACATTGGCAGGAGCACCTTTCTCGAGGTGTCACTCGCTTGAAAATTGATCTTGTACCTACTTGAGATTCAGCAACAGAGCAGGGCAGTGCAGCCTTTGGTTCCTGGCTTACTGCTCCCTGTGCTGCCCGCGAGGGCTCTCCCATCCTGGGCAACGGCACAGCAAAATTCCCAGGCAGGGCAGAGTCACACTTAACTTGTGTGATGTCAAGTGCGATAGGAAACAGCCACTACCCACAACTTTAGAGATCAGAGGAGGAACGCGACCCAGTACCGAAATAACACCTACACTTCTGTCTCCCGAGACTGGCTGGAGCTGAGCCAGGCTGACCTTTTCCACAATTCGCTGTGCT contains:
- the LOC106496579 gene encoding E3 ubiquitin-protein ligase HECTD3-like isoform X1, which codes for MRAGGEAPHQVLGRLRFLLQCSECFRRARALPAALCYVPREVQYKICKDPAAAAAAAAARSLLSVWDSPGPARGGKRAARATIEVRKGGCLRATGEEYCNGAGLWVKLSKEQLEDHKGCHDLEEGWLLAQRFGEGGDKLVPVESVEKIQWQQQMFGVDYKPAVSWEQVVDLTYSMRLGGKLRLVEQDEAAVQKFRSLPPAWSYECDAELARFLYDHSERELERLDCIKEHVNSLNVSSQAEDFNASHLTDGRTDTFWESEGSLGEHWVRLNMKKGSIVKKLWLMLESQVTSFIPRRVAVYGGEPNRLQHLRSVLISENSFRDVCILRDMKTYLPVLEIRILECREGGYNVRLQGIKIKSFWEWDLALNADMFQPARLVRYPLLERVDADMLYRRAVLIQRFVTLLDSVLHYLIPISDQSIGTFSVLRSIKPFLLLSKHCTALIAQCLQASQSPPPHAPPKLYINRYLAREHRANPALDPRCKNTVFTQLYEGLRTSGKTEQPMDYRWPLSYSRWWECEFITEGIIDNGGGFRDSLADVSEELCPSSGDVAVPLPFFVRTSNQGNSADDTRDMYVPNPSCKDFPKYEWIGQLMGATLRGKEFLVLALPALVWKQLAGEEVSWSKDFAAVDLELVKLLEVLQVVDREAFDFMFGRELTYTTVLSDQRVVELIPNGSSTAVRYEDRKEFIRLVQKARLEESKEQIAAMRAGLLRVVPQAVLDLLTWQQLEKKICGEPEITVADLRKFITFEDFPPKDSRVQMFLEALNNFTREDLSRFLKFVTGRSRLPVRITVYPDRTNSEAVDLMPEASTCSCTFFLPTYSSAKACEELLRYAVYNCMSIDTDKNTWDE